The segment CGCGTCGAGCTTCAACGTTTCTCGCGCCTTGCATCCAGCCATTTTTGAGAGACCTTGAGTGAGAGGCTGAGAATCGAAAGCCGCTTTGCTCTCTTCATCCGTAAGGCTCGTTCTTCGCCAACGGCTGAAGGGCCCCCTGACTGCCGATGAACCACCTTGGATGAAAGGTCCGTCAGGAATCAGTTTCAAAACAACACACGCCACCAAGGGCCGTCTGGACAGTTTGTCCGGGCGGCCTTTTTCATGGTTCTGAAGCTTTCTTGAGCAATGCATGGATATCCCAACGATTCTGGCACGTATCTCAATGGAAGAAGGGGAAAGTATTGCAGGACCTTCCGCATGGTAGGCCCAGAGGCATTATTTTCCTACGTCCCACTTGAGGGGCGTTCAACCAATGGGAGGCAGAGATGTCCATATCAGGTGTTGAAGGCCAAGGTGCAATGTCCATGCAGGAGATCATGGACTTGATGGGCGGCGGCTCCGCGGAGTCTTCATCCGGGGCCGGATTCTCTTCGGAGATGACGGATAAACTCATGACAGAGTTCGATTCGGACGGGGACGGTTCCCTGAACGAGACGGAACTCGCCGCGCTCACAGAGAAGATGCAGGGCATGCAGGACATGATGGCATCCTTGGCTCAGGCCATGCGCGGTCAGCCAGGAGAGCAGGGTGAATCCGGCGACGAATCCAGCACGGAAGATGAAGAGGTGCCCGATGTCGCGGGCGCCTTCATGGAGTCCATGTTTGGCTCCGAGGAGTCCATTGACGAAGCCGATGCCAACGGCGACGGCATAGTTTCCGAGGACGAGTTGTCCGATTACCTTGGGGCTCAATTCGAGGAAATGCAGGCCCAGAAGGGAACCACTGGCAAGAGCCAGTCCCTGGGCCAGCAGTTGATGGATCAAGCCATGTCCGCCTATCAAGTGGCTGCCGATAGTTCGCTGTCCGACTCCGCGCTGTCCATGTTTGGAGGCAGTGATTCCACAAGTACCGCGAGCGTGAATGCCGTGGCTTGATGGAACGCCGGTGATATGACCAGCCCGGGCGTGATTGATAACCGGCTCCATGGTGGGGCCGGTTTTTTTGTGCTAGGTTGAGAGGTCTGAGAAGTTTGCGGTCGTGCGGATGATGATATTAAAGGGTTTGTTATTAGGAAATGTTACTAATAGAGTGACAAGCTGTTTGAACTGGGGTATACAGTTTTTCACGGCTCGCTCAGAGGCCGCATA is part of the Desulfovibrio ferrophilus genome and harbors:
- a CDS encoding EF-hand domain-containing protein is translated as MSISGVEGQGAMSMQEIMDLMGGGSAESSSGAGFSSEMTDKLMTEFDSDGDGSLNETELAALTEKMQGMQDMMASLAQAMRGQPGEQGESGDESSTEDEEVPDVAGAFMESMFGSEESIDEADANGDGIVSEDELSDYLGAQFEEMQAQKGTTGKSQSLGQQLMDQAMSAYQVAADSSLSDSALSMFGGSDSTSTASVNAVA